In Aphelocoma coerulescens isolate FSJ_1873_10779 chromosome 13, UR_Acoe_1.0, whole genome shotgun sequence, the following are encoded in one genomic region:
- the DBN1 gene encoding drebrin isoform X2, which produces MAGVGFAAHRLELLASYQDVIGEDSPTDWALYTYEDGSDDLKLAASGGGGLLELSGHFEIQKVMYGFCSVKDPQAVLPKYVLVNWVGEDVPDARKCACASHVAKIAEFFQGVDVIVNASSVEDIDPGAIGQRLSNGLARVSSPVLHRLRLREDENAEPVGTTYQKTDATVEMKRLNREQFWEQAKKEEELRKEEERKKALDARLRFEQERMEQERLEQEERERRYREREEQIEEHRRKQQSMEAEEARQRLKEQSIFGDQQEEDDRQQFRKSESEVEEAAAIIAQRPDNPRDFFKQQERVASGSSDAVSPGSHRTESPSPSAQEPGPATPEQHWPFPGPEDKAIEPPGDEPSPRPQWTAGGDALGDLGDLVTLEPTEPSLPPVADEPQAGEAPRPESLIDLWQSDGVTPPAAWPLPAAPVPETPPAVLPEEGALLSLDELPEPPATFCDAEQEDEEEEEAAGEGDPQSQDLGCQHMPEEDTPGRETPPITNGEMAPKDGTPGRGEQASEGYFSQSQEEEVPPAEELSAKAPQPVFYNKPPEIDITCWDADPLPEEEESFGGAL; this is translated from the exons GGCCCTCTACACATACGAGGATGGCTCCGATGACCTGAAGCTGGCAGCGTCGGGAG GTGGAGGTTTGCTGGAGCTCTCTGGCCACTTTGAGATTCAGAAGGTGATGTATGGCTTCTGCAGCGTCAAGGACCCCCAGGCTGTGCTCCCCAAATATGTCCTCGTCAACTGG GTGGGTGAGGATGTGCCAGATGCCCGCAAATGCGCCTGTGCCAGCCACGTAGCCAAGATTGCCGAGTTCTTCCAG GGTGTCGATGTCATCGTCAATGCCAGCAGCGTGGAGGACATTGACCCAGGGGCCATCGGGCAGCGACTCTCCAATGGGCTGGCCCGTGTCTCCAGCCCAGtgctgcaccgcctgcggctgCGCGAGGACGAGAACGCCGAGCCCGTG GGCACCACTTACCAGAAAACCGATGCCACCGTGGAGATGAAGCGGCTCAACCGGGAGCAGTTCTGGGAACAGGCAAAG aaagaggaggaattgcGTAAGGAGGAAGAGCGGAAAAAGGCCCTGGATGCCCGGCTGCGGTTCGAGCAAGAGCGGATGGAGCAGGAgcggctggagcaggaggagcgggagcggcgctACCGGGAGCGCGAGGAGCAGATCGAGGAGCACAG gaggaagcagcagagcaTGGAGGCGGAGGAGGCCCGGCAGCGCTTGAAGGAGCAGTCCATCTTT GGGGACCAGCAAGAGGAGGACGACAGGCAGCAGTTCAGGAAATCAGAGTCGGAGGTGGAG GAGGCTGCTGCCATCATCGCTCAGCGGCCTGACAACCCCCGGGACTTCTTCAAGCAGCAGGAGCGGGTGGCATCGGGCAGCAGCGATGCTGTCTCACCAGGCAGCCACAGGACAg agtcccccagccccagcgcgcaGGAGCCCGGGCCAGCCACGCCCGAGCAGCACTGGCCCTTCCCGGGGCCCGAGGACAAGGCCATCGAGCCCCCCGGGGacgagcccagccccaggccACAGTGGACAGCGGGGGGTGATGCTCTGGGGGACCTGGGGGACCTGGTGACCCTGGAGCCCACCGAGCCCTCCCTGCCACCCGTGGCTGACGAGCCCCAAGCTGGGGAAGCCCCCAGACCCGAGAGCCTCATCGACCTGTGGCAGAGCGACGGGGTGACtcccccagctgcctggcccctgcctgctgcccctgtccctgaGACCCCTCCGGCCGTGCTGCCCGAGGAGGGGGCCCTGCTGAGCCTGGACGAGCTGCCTGAGCCCCCCGCCACCTTCTGCGATGCGgagcaggaggatgaggaggaggaggaggcagctggCGAGGGGGACCCCCAGTCCCAGGATCTGGGCTGCCAGCACATGCCTGAGGAAGACACCCCAGGCCGAGAGACGCCCCCCATCACTAATGGGGAGATGGCCCCCAAGGATGGGACACCGGGTCGTGGGGAGCAG gCCAGCGAGGGCTACTTCAGCCAGtcccaggaggaggaggtgccCCCCGCCGAGGAGCTGTCGGCCAAAGCCCCCCAGCCCGTCTTCTACAACAAGCCCCCAG AGATCGACATCACGTGCTGGGACGCAGACCCTCtgcccgaggaggaggagagctttGGGGGGGCCCTGTAA
- the DBN1 gene encoding drebrin isoform X3: MAGVGFAAHRLELLASYQDVIGEDSPTDWALYTYEDGSDDLKLAASGGGGLLELSGHFEIQKVMYGFCSVKDPQAVLPKYVLVNWVGEDVPDARKCACASHVAKIAEFFQGVDVIVNASSVEDIDPGAIGQRLSNGLARVSSPVLHRLRLREDENAEPVGTTYQKTDATVEMKRLNREQFWEQAKKEEELRKEEERKKALDARLRFEQERMEQERLEQEERERRYREREEQIEEHRRKQQSMEAEEARQRLKEQSIFGDQQEEDDRQQFRKSESEVEEAAAIIAQRPDNPRDFFKQQERVASGSSDAVSPGSHRTGRLHCPFIKTADSGPPSSSSSSSSPPRTPFPYISCHRTPNLSSFFPCSQSDAFRKASAAGCSPCESSPAATPLGEPGTRAPADQTPATPKESPSPSAQEPGPATPEQHWPFPGPEDKAIEPPGDEPSPRPQWTAGGDALGDLGDLVTLEPTEPSLPPVADEPQAGEAPRPESLIDLWQSDGVTPPAAWPLPAAPVPETPPAVLPEEGALLSLDELPEPPATFCDAEQEDEEEEEAAGEGDPQSQDLGCQHMPEEDTPGRETPPITNGEMAPKDGTPGRGEQASEGYFSQSQEEEVPPAEELSAKAPQPVFYNKPPEIDITCWDADPLPEEEESFGGAL, encoded by the exons GGCCCTCTACACATACGAGGATGGCTCCGATGACCTGAAGCTGGCAGCGTCGGGAG GTGGAGGTTTGCTGGAGCTCTCTGGCCACTTTGAGATTCAGAAGGTGATGTATGGCTTCTGCAGCGTCAAGGACCCCCAGGCTGTGCTCCCCAAATATGTCCTCGTCAACTGG GTGGGTGAGGATGTGCCAGATGCCCGCAAATGCGCCTGTGCCAGCCACGTAGCCAAGATTGCCGAGTTCTTCCAG GGTGTCGATGTCATCGTCAATGCCAGCAGCGTGGAGGACATTGACCCAGGGGCCATCGGGCAGCGACTCTCCAATGGGCTGGCCCGTGTCTCCAGCCCAGtgctgcaccgcctgcggctgCGCGAGGACGAGAACGCCGAGCCCGTG GGCACCACTTACCAGAAAACCGATGCCACCGTGGAGATGAAGCGGCTCAACCGGGAGCAGTTCTGGGAACAGGCAAAG aaagaggaggaattgcGTAAGGAGGAAGAGCGGAAAAAGGCCCTGGATGCCCGGCTGCGGTTCGAGCAAGAGCGGATGGAGCAGGAgcggctggagcaggaggagcgggagcggcgctACCGGGAGCGCGAGGAGCAGATCGAGGAGCACAG gaggaagcagcagagcaTGGAGGCGGAGGAGGCCCGGCAGCGCTTGAAGGAGCAGTCCATCTTT GGGGACCAGCAAGAGGAGGACGACAGGCAGCAGTTCAGGAAATCAGAGTCGGAGGTGGAG GAGGCTGCTGCCATCATCGCTCAGCGGCCTGACAACCCCCGGGACTTCTTCAAGCAGCAGGAGCGGGTGGCATCGGGCAGCAGCGATGCTGTCTCACCAGGCAGCCACAGGACAg GTCGTCTGCACTGTCCTTTCATAAAGACAGCTGACAGTGGGCcgccttcttcctcctcctcctcctcctcccccccacggACCCCCTTCCCCTATATCTCCTGCCACCGCACtccaaatctctcctctttcttcccat GCAGCCAGTCGGACGCCTTCCGCAAGGCCTCGGCAGCGGGCTGCAGTCCCTGCGAGTCCAGCCCGGCCGCCACGCCGCTGGGCGAACCGGGCACCCGCGCGCCCGCTGACCAGACGCCGGCAACGCCCAAAG agtcccccagccccagcgcgcaGGAGCCCGGGCCAGCCACGCCCGAGCAGCACTGGCCCTTCCCGGGGCCCGAGGACAAGGCCATCGAGCCCCCCGGGGacgagcccagccccaggccACAGTGGACAGCGGGGGGTGATGCTCTGGGGGACCTGGGGGACCTGGTGACCCTGGAGCCCACCGAGCCCTCCCTGCCACCCGTGGCTGACGAGCCCCAAGCTGGGGAAGCCCCCAGACCCGAGAGCCTCATCGACCTGTGGCAGAGCGACGGGGTGACtcccccagctgcctggcccctgcctgctgcccctgtccctgaGACCCCTCCGGCCGTGCTGCCCGAGGAGGGGGCCCTGCTGAGCCTGGACGAGCTGCCTGAGCCCCCCGCCACCTTCTGCGATGCGgagcaggaggatgaggaggaggaggaggcagctggCGAGGGGGACCCCCAGTCCCAGGATCTGGGCTGCCAGCACATGCCTGAGGAAGACACCCCAGGCCGAGAGACGCCCCCCATCACTAATGGGGAGATGGCCCCCAAGGATGGGACACCGGGTCGTGGGGAGCAG gCCAGCGAGGGCTACTTCAGCCAGtcccaggaggaggaggtgccCCCCGCCGAGGAGCTGTCGGCCAAAGCCCCCCAGCCCGTCTTCTACAACAAGCCCCCAG AGATCGACATCACGTGCTGGGACGCAGACCCTCtgcccgaggaggaggagagctttGGGGGGGCCCTGTAA
- the DBN1 gene encoding drebrin isoform X1, which yields MAGVGFAAHRLELLASYQDVIGEDSPTDWALYTYEDGSDDLKLAASGGGGLLELSGHFEIQKVMYGFCSVKDPQAVLPKYVLVNWVGEDVPDARKCACASHVAKIAEFFQGVDVIVNASSVEDIDPGAIGQRLSNGLARVSSPVLHRLRLREDENAEPVGTTYQKTDATVEMKRLNREQFWEQAKKEEELRKEEERKKALDARLRFEQERMEQERLEQEERERRYREREEQIEEHRRKQQSMEAEEARQRLKEQSIFGDQQEEDDRQQFRKSESEVEEAAAIIAQRPDNPRDFFKQQERVASGSSDAVSPGSHRTGSQSDAFRKASAAGCSPCESSPAATPLGEPGTRAPADQTPATPKESPSPSAQEPGPATPEQHWPFPGPEDKAIEPPGDEPSPRPQWTAGGDALGDLGDLVTLEPTEPSLPPVADEPQAGEAPRPESLIDLWQSDGVTPPAAWPLPAAPVPETPPAVLPEEGALLSLDELPEPPATFCDAEQEDEEEEEAAGEGDPQSQDLGCQHMPEEDTPGRETPPITNGEMAPKDGTPGRGEQASEGYFSQSQEEEVPPAEELSAKAPQPVFYNKPPEIDITCWDADPLPEEEESFGGAL from the exons GGCCCTCTACACATACGAGGATGGCTCCGATGACCTGAAGCTGGCAGCGTCGGGAG GTGGAGGTTTGCTGGAGCTCTCTGGCCACTTTGAGATTCAGAAGGTGATGTATGGCTTCTGCAGCGTCAAGGACCCCCAGGCTGTGCTCCCCAAATATGTCCTCGTCAACTGG GTGGGTGAGGATGTGCCAGATGCCCGCAAATGCGCCTGTGCCAGCCACGTAGCCAAGATTGCCGAGTTCTTCCAG GGTGTCGATGTCATCGTCAATGCCAGCAGCGTGGAGGACATTGACCCAGGGGCCATCGGGCAGCGACTCTCCAATGGGCTGGCCCGTGTCTCCAGCCCAGtgctgcaccgcctgcggctgCGCGAGGACGAGAACGCCGAGCCCGTG GGCACCACTTACCAGAAAACCGATGCCACCGTGGAGATGAAGCGGCTCAACCGGGAGCAGTTCTGGGAACAGGCAAAG aaagaggaggaattgcGTAAGGAGGAAGAGCGGAAAAAGGCCCTGGATGCCCGGCTGCGGTTCGAGCAAGAGCGGATGGAGCAGGAgcggctggagcaggaggagcgggagcggcgctACCGGGAGCGCGAGGAGCAGATCGAGGAGCACAG gaggaagcagcagagcaTGGAGGCGGAGGAGGCCCGGCAGCGCTTGAAGGAGCAGTCCATCTTT GGGGACCAGCAAGAGGAGGACGACAGGCAGCAGTTCAGGAAATCAGAGTCGGAGGTGGAG GAGGCTGCTGCCATCATCGCTCAGCGGCCTGACAACCCCCGGGACTTCTTCAAGCAGCAGGAGCGGGTGGCATCGGGCAGCAGCGATGCTGTCTCACCAGGCAGCCACAGGACAg GCAGCCAGTCGGACGCCTTCCGCAAGGCCTCGGCAGCGGGCTGCAGTCCCTGCGAGTCCAGCCCGGCCGCCACGCCGCTGGGCGAACCGGGCACCCGCGCGCCCGCTGACCAGACGCCGGCAACGCCCAAAG agtcccccagccccagcgcgcaGGAGCCCGGGCCAGCCACGCCCGAGCAGCACTGGCCCTTCCCGGGGCCCGAGGACAAGGCCATCGAGCCCCCCGGGGacgagcccagccccaggccACAGTGGACAGCGGGGGGTGATGCTCTGGGGGACCTGGGGGACCTGGTGACCCTGGAGCCCACCGAGCCCTCCCTGCCACCCGTGGCTGACGAGCCCCAAGCTGGGGAAGCCCCCAGACCCGAGAGCCTCATCGACCTGTGGCAGAGCGACGGGGTGACtcccccagctgcctggcccctgcctgctgcccctgtccctgaGACCCCTCCGGCCGTGCTGCCCGAGGAGGGGGCCCTGCTGAGCCTGGACGAGCTGCCTGAGCCCCCCGCCACCTTCTGCGATGCGgagcaggaggatgaggaggaggaggaggcagctggCGAGGGGGACCCCCAGTCCCAGGATCTGGGCTGCCAGCACATGCCTGAGGAAGACACCCCAGGCCGAGAGACGCCCCCCATCACTAATGGGGAGATGGCCCCCAAGGATGGGACACCGGGTCGTGGGGAGCAG gCCAGCGAGGGCTACTTCAGCCAGtcccaggaggaggaggtgccCCCCGCCGAGGAGCTGTCGGCCAAAGCCCCCCAGCCCGTCTTCTACAACAAGCCCCCAG AGATCGACATCACGTGCTGGGACGCAGACCCTCtgcccgaggaggaggagagctttGGGGGGGCCCTGTAA
- the PRR7 gene encoding proline-rich protein 7 isoform X1 produces the protein MVMSQGTYTFLTCFAGFWLIWGLIVLLCCFCSYLRRRVKRQQEERLREQSLRALEMEPLHYEGYGGSPPGIAIPHRLRLEPHHHHHHPHHIPPPRPWSCRHGVRGGLCLAESDLSKPPCYEEALLMAEPPPPYSEVLMDTRGLYRKINAPFLSHERLEKQEQPPSYKPLFLDASYGSALHLPRSASPGPACPDLYLQQECSPRMFPSWTDSELSSRDTYETGPWHLPVSMPLFGRTTAV, from the exons ATGGTGATGTCCCAGGGCACCTACACCTTCCTCACCTGCTTCGCGGGCTTCTGGCTCATCTGGGGCCTCAtcgtgctgctgtgctgcttctgcagctACCTGCGGCGGCGGGTGAAGCGGCAGCAGGAGGAGCGGCTGCGGGAGCAGAGCCTGCGCGCGCTGGAGATGGAGCCACTGCACTACGAGGGTTACGGGGGCAGCCCCCCCGGCATCGCCATTCCCCACCGCCTCCGCCTCGAGCCccaccatcaccatcatcacccCCACCACATCCCACCCCCCCGGCCCTGGAGCTGCCGGCACG GGGTCCGGGGGGGGCTTTGCCTTGCAGAGTCGGACCTGTCAAAGCCACCGTGCTACGAGGAGGCGCTGCTGATGGCGGAGCCCCCCCCGCCGTACAGCGAGGTGCTGATGGACACGCGGGGGCTCTACCGCAAAATCAATGCCCCTTTCCTGAGCCATGAGCGGCTGGAGAAGCAGGAGCAGCCTCCCAGCTACAAACCCCTTTTCCTGGATGCCAGCTACGGTTCAGCGCTGCACCTGCCCCGCTCAGCCAGCCCCGGCCCTGCCTGCCCGGACCTCTACCTGCAGCAGGAGTGCTCCCCACGCATGTTTCCCAGCTGGACGGACTCGGAGCTCAGCAGCAGGGACACCTACGAGACGGGACCCTGGCACCTCCCGGTCTCCATGCCCCTCTTCGGCAGGACTACCGCTGTCTAA
- the PRR7 gene encoding proline-rich protein 7 isoform X2 gives MVMSQGTYTFLTCFAGFWLIWGLIVLLCCFCSYLRRRVKRQQEERLREQSLRALEMEPLHYEGYGGSPPGIAIPHRLRLEPHHHHHHPHHIPPPRPWSCRHESDLSKPPCYEEALLMAEPPPPYSEVLMDTRGLYRKINAPFLSHERLEKQEQPPSYKPLFLDASYGSALHLPRSASPGPACPDLYLQQECSPRMFPSWTDSELSSRDTYETGPWHLPVSMPLFGRTTAV, from the exons ATGGTGATGTCCCAGGGCACCTACACCTTCCTCACCTGCTTCGCGGGCTTCTGGCTCATCTGGGGCCTCAtcgtgctgctgtgctgcttctgcagctACCTGCGGCGGCGGGTGAAGCGGCAGCAGGAGGAGCGGCTGCGGGAGCAGAGCCTGCGCGCGCTGGAGATGGAGCCACTGCACTACGAGGGTTACGGGGGCAGCCCCCCCGGCATCGCCATTCCCCACCGCCTCCGCCTCGAGCCccaccatcaccatcatcacccCCACCACATCCCACCCCCCCGGCCCTGGAGCTGCCGGCACG AGTCGGACCTGTCAAAGCCACCGTGCTACGAGGAGGCGCTGCTGATGGCGGAGCCCCCCCCGCCGTACAGCGAGGTGCTGATGGACACGCGGGGGCTCTACCGCAAAATCAATGCCCCTTTCCTGAGCCATGAGCGGCTGGAGAAGCAGGAGCAGCCTCCCAGCTACAAACCCCTTTTCCTGGATGCCAGCTACGGTTCAGCGCTGCACCTGCCCCGCTCAGCCAGCCCCGGCCCTGCCTGCCCGGACCTCTACCTGCAGCAGGAGTGCTCCCCACGCATGTTTCCCAGCTGGACGGACTCGGAGCTCAGCAGCAGGGACACCTACGAGACGGGACCCTGGCACCTCCCGGTCTCCATGCCCCTCTTCGGCAGGACTACCGCTGTCTAA